The following proteins are co-located in the Clostridiales bacterium genome:
- a CDS encoding aspartate aminotransferase family protein: MLRDALPKVATPLPGPKAKEIIDRRAKAMPNAIRCGYPCVIARGEGAMFEDVDGNVFLDWIGGVGVLNIGYSNPELIDAVKTQSEKYFHAMMNITTHERYIELAEKMNSIVPVKGDDKKTMFVNSGAEADENAVKIAKGYTGRPNVIVFTGAFHGRTLMTMTMTAKKAYAIGMGPFPDGVYRAEFPNVYRRPAGMSEAEAVAYYIGKLEELFVEATPPQHVAAIVFEPVQGEGGFVPAPIEWVKAVRAICDKHGIMMITDEVQTGFARSGRMFASEYFKEAGCAPDIMTSAKSIAGGLPISAVTARTEIMDAVTPGTIGGTYCGNPVACASALKVIEVMEREDYPGKALKIAEKCMAKFNEWKDKYDIIGDVRGVGAMMGVEFVTDKASKKPNTDLVNAIVNEAVQHGLLLESAGTYGNVIRFLCPLCVTDAQLEAGLEIYEKAIETCLK; the protein is encoded by the coding sequence ATGTTAAGAGATGCATTACCTAAAGTCGCAACACCATTACCGGGACCAAAGGCAAAGGAGATCATCGACAGGAGAGCGAAGGCAATGCCCAATGCGATCCGCTGCGGATATCCATGTGTTATCGCACGAGGAGAAGGCGCAATGTTTGAGGATGTTGATGGAAATGTCTTCCTTGACTGGATCGGAGGAGTAGGTGTACTCAATATCGGCTACAGCAATCCTGAATTGATCGATGCAGTAAAAACTCAGAGTGAAAAATATTTCCATGCCATGATGAATATCACCACTCATGAAAGATACATAGAGCTTGCTGAAAAGATGAATAGTATCGTCCCTGTTAAAGGAGATGACAAGAAGACAATGTTTGTAAACAGTGGTGCAGAAGCAGATGAAAATGCTGTGAAGATCGCCAAAGGCTACACTGGAAGACCGAATGTCATCGTATTCACAGGTGCCTTCCATGGACGGACACTCATGACCATGACCATGACAGCGAAAAAGGCGTATGCCATCGGAATGGGACCTTTCCCTGACGGCGTTTACAGAGCAGAGTTCCCCAATGTCTATAGAAGACCTGCCGGAATGTCCGAAGCAGAAGCAGTTGCTTATTATATCGGAAAGCTGGAAGAGCTGTTTGTTGAAGCAACTCCGCCGCAGCATGTTGCAGCCATCGTATTTGAACCTGTTCAGGGCGAAGGAGGCTTTGTGCCGGCTCCTATTGAATGGGTAAAAGCTGTCAGAGCAATCTGTGACAAACACGGTATTATGATGATTACAGACGAAGTGCAGACTGGATTTGCCAGATCGGGAAGAATGTTTGCATCAGAATACTTTAAAGAAGCAGGATGTGCGCCTGATATCATGACCAGTGCAAAATCCATCGCCGGCGGGCTGCCCATCTCCGCTGTAACTGCCAGAACAGAGATCATGGACGCCGTTACACCCGGAACCATTGGCGGAACTTACTGCGGAAATCCTGTTGCATGCGCTTCCGCTCTTAAGGTCATCGAAGTGATGGAACGGGAAGACTATCCAGGAAAAGCCCTGAAGATTGCTGAAAAGTGCATGGCGAAATTCAATGAATGGAAAGATAAATATGATATTATCGGCGACGTTAGAGGCGTTGGCGCGATGATGGGTGTTGAATTCGTTACGGATAAAGCATCCAAGAAACCGAATACAGACTTGGTGAACGCGATCGTAAACGAAGCGGTTCAGCACGGACTGCTGCTGGAAAGCGCCGGAACCTACGGTAACGTAATCCGCTTCCTTTGCCCGCTGTGTGTAACAGATGCACAGCTGGAAGCAGGACTTGAAATTTATGAAAAAGCGATTGAAACCTGCTTGAAATAA
- a CDS encoding PAS domain-containing protein, protein MSLLKEIAPSVQQVAEAIAIAVGVEVEIVDNQLTIVGGTSVYAQRIGEKEEAGEIDGNYLYARVLRTGMTMNIADAQSDQNYGTSVDAFGSYELAEICTPIKVSDQIIGIIGLVALNEKQRAILLDKNRSMVSFVEKMADLLGAKAMQKKALNHVELSMSEMATVLETTHEGIFAIDSRGYIRHCNSMAEELFKTTKNDIVGSHISKFMRGTPALEVLRSGTGYTENEEVYNSERGSYHFIVTAKPYFSERDVAGVVISFRDIEEAQKLVYNINTRALKYTFDDIMGESEAIRRAKNQALLTARGNSTVLITGESGTGKEMFAKAIHYSSSRAKGPFVTVNCGAIPENLLESELFGYEKGAFTGANEKGKFGKFELANGGTIFLDEIGDMPLHLQVKLLHVLQNMRFERVGGNKVIIVDVRVVAATNKDLETMIKDGTFREDLYYRLSVIPLTIPPLRGRRTDIKPLMYHFLNKYNTFMNKKIIGFTEEVEYIYEAYDWPGNVRELENAIEYGTNMAFGDKIGIDAIPSRLLKNDANTIHIEESDLPLSEQVKFYEKEIITRKLKKYSGSSNAKDLVAKDLGLSRATLYRKLSELDIN, encoded by the coding sequence ATGTCTTTACTGAAAGAAATCGCGCCAAGTGTACAGCAGGTAGCAGAGGCAATTGCCATTGCTGTTGGAGTTGAGGTCGAAATCGTAGACAATCAGCTGACGATCGTGGGAGGGACATCAGTCTATGCGCAGAGAATCGGAGAAAAGGAAGAGGCGGGAGAAATAGACGGGAATTATCTGTATGCCAGGGTTTTACGGACAGGTATGACCATGAATATTGCAGATGCCCAAAGTGATCAAAATTACGGAACCTCAGTGGATGCCTTTGGAAGCTATGAGCTTGCGGAAATCTGCACACCGATTAAGGTTTCAGATCAGATTATCGGTATCATCGGACTGGTAGCATTAAACGAGAAACAGAGAGCGATCCTGCTTGACAAGAACAGAAGCATGGTTTCTTTTGTGGAAAAAATGGCGGATCTACTTGGCGCAAAAGCCATGCAGAAGAAGGCGCTGAATCATGTTGAACTTAGTATGAGCGAGATGGCCACTGTCCTGGAAACTACCCACGAGGGAATCTTTGCCATCGACAGCAGGGGTTATATCCGGCATTGCAACAGCATGGCGGAGGAATTGTTCAAGACGACGAAGAATGATATTGTGGGAAGCCATATCAGCAAATTTATGCGAGGAACACCCGCCCTTGAAGTTTTGAGATCAGGTACCGGCTATACGGAAAATGAAGAAGTCTATAACAGCGAACGGGGAAGCTATCACTTTATTGTTACTGCAAAACCGTATTTTTCCGAGAGGGATGTTGCCGGAGTGGTTATTTCCTTTCGCGATATTGAGGAAGCCCAAAAGCTCGTTTATAACATTAATACCAGAGCACTGAAATATACATTTGATGATATTATGGGTGAAAGTGAGGCCATACGGCGTGCGAAAAACCAGGCGCTTCTGACGGCCAGAGGAAATTCGACCGTGCTCATAACGGGAGAGAGCGGAACGGGAAAGGAAATGTTTGCAAAAGCCATCCATTATTCCAGTTCCAGAGCGAAGGGGCCCTTTGTCACGGTTAATTGCGGTGCCATTCCTGAAAATCTGCTGGAAAGCGAGCTCTTTGGTTATGAAAAGGGTGCTTTCACTGGAGCCAATGAAAAGGGGAAGTTCGGGAAATTTGAACTGGCCAACGGCGGAACCATCTTTTTAGATGAGATCGGAGATATGCCCCTTCACCTTCAGGTAAAGCTGCTGCATGTCCTTCAGAATATGCGGTTTGAACGAGTGGGCGGCAACAAGGTCATTATCGTGGATGTACGTGTCGTTGCGGCAACCAATAAGGATCTGGAAACCATGATCAAGGATGGCACCTTCCGGGAGGATCTCTATTACAGACTGAGCGTTATCCCGCTGACCATACCTCCTCTGCGAGGACGCAGGACGGATATCAAGCCGCTAATGTATCACTTCTTGAATAAATACAATACCTTTATGAATAAAAAGATTATTGGCTTCACTGAAGAAGTGGAGTACATCTATGAAGCATACGACTGGCCCGGCAATGTCCGTGAGCTTGAGAATGCAATCGAATACGGAACCAATATGGCCTTTGGTGACAAGATCGGCATCGATGCCATTCCCAGCCGCCTCCTGAAAAATGACGCCAACACCATTCATATTGAGGAGAGCGATCTTCCGCTCAGTGAGCAGGTGAAGTTCTATGAGAAGGAAATCATCACCAGGAAGCTGAAAAAGTATTCGGGAAGCAGCAATGCTAAGGATCTTGTGGCAAAGGATCTGGGCTTAAGCAGAGCAACCTTGTATCGGAAGCTTTCTGAACTGGATATCAATTAA
- a CDS encoding uridine kinase, whose product MAEIIVIGIAGGTGSGKTTMIKRIKKEFNNEITILSHDFYYKKCSHLPFEEREKLNYDHPDAFETDLMVEHLKELKEGRSVERPVYDFVIHDRRDETVGVEPAKVIIVEGILIFEHKELLDLLDIKVFIDTDPDVRIIRRIMRDVRERGRSLDSVINQYLTTVKLMHEEFVEPSKKKADIIIPEGGYNIVALQMLNDRIKALLRM is encoded by the coding sequence ATGGCAGAGATTATCGTGATCGGAATCGCCGGAGGTACAGGCTCCGGAAAAACCACAATGATAAAACGGATTAAAAAAGAGTTCAATAATGAAATTACCATATTGAGCCATGATTTCTATTATAAGAAGTGCAGCCATCTCCCCTTTGAAGAGAGAGAAAAATTGAATTACGATCATCCGGATGCGTTTGAAACAGATCTTATGGTGGAACATCTCAAAGAACTTAAGGAAGGGCGCTCTGTTGAGCGTCCTGTTTACGACTTTGTCATTCATGACCGCAGGGATGAAACTGTGGGGGTAGAGCCTGCAAAGGTGATCATTGTTGAAGGGATACTTATCTTTGAACACAAAGAATTGCTGGACCTGCTGGATATTAAGGTCTTTATTGATACCGATCCTGATGTGAGGATCATTAGAAGAATTATGAGAGACGTGAGGGAGCGAGGACGCAGCCTTGATTCCGTCATCAATCAGTATCTGACCACAGTGAAGCTCATGCATGAGGAATTTGTTGAGCCTAGTAAAAAGAAGGCGGATATTATCATTCCAGAGGGTGGATACAATATCGTAGCGCTACAAATGCTGAACGACCGTATTAAGGCATTGCTGCGGATGTAA
- a CDS encoding MBL fold metallo-hydrolase, producing the protein MKVKFLGAAMSVTGTCHLITTDQYKILLDCGQFQGSKALEELNAMDFGFQPSEIDFMILSHSHIDHSGRIPLLTKRGYSGKIYCTDATADLVEIMLKDSGYIHEKEAEWTNRKAERSGKPFVEPLYTFQDAADAAKNLEPVLYGQLYEINPDIQVRFRDAGHILGSSIVELWIREGEHVTKLVFSGDLGVKNRPILRDPETIEEADFLIMEATYGDRVHESSGESLEKFFEIILNTTRRGGSVIIPSFAVGRTQELIYQLNIFYEEHQEFKHELDKLMVYVDSPLATSATEIFRRNAQVFDDETREYILKGDNPLDFKNLVFTRTSDESRQLNFNPDPKIIISASGMCDAGRIKHHLKHNLWNPKNSIVFVGYQAEGTLGRSIVNGDKDVTIFGEKIHINAEIHNLEGFSGHADRDGLLEWLSGFVKPPKRVFLVHGEEMSKKNFAYTVKQTLGFDCTAIEDVSEYDLELDTVLSVEDTRNLIATEDQLDKVKSQLSKLRDELETILYNTHLAVDQNTTQERINEISNSLIELEKNSIKLGTTIATKEA; encoded by the coding sequence ATGAAAGTTAAATTTTTAGGAGCAGCAATGTCTGTTACCGGTACCTGCCATCTTATTACGACAGATCAGTATAAAATACTGCTTGATTGCGGACAGTTTCAGGGAAGCAAAGCCCTTGAAGAATTAAACGCAATGGACTTTGGTTTTCAACCTTCGGAAATTGATTTCATGATCCTGAGTCATTCTCATATCGACCACAGCGGAAGAATACCGCTACTAACAAAGAGAGGATATTCCGGAAAAATCTATTGCACCGATGCAACGGCTGATCTGGTCGAGATCATGCTGAAGGACAGCGGATATATCCATGAAAAGGAAGCCGAATGGACCAATCGAAAAGCAGAACGCTCCGGTAAGCCTTTCGTAGAGCCTTTGTATACCTTCCAGGACGCAGCGGATGCTGCAAAAAATCTCGAGCCGGTGCTATATGGACAGCTTTATGAAATCAATCCGGATATTCAGGTGCGCTTTCGCGATGCGGGACATATTCTGGGCTCCTCCATTGTAGAGCTTTGGATCAGAGAAGGGGAGCATGTTACAAAACTAGTTTTCTCCGGAGATTTGGGTGTGAAGAACAGGCCCATTCTGAGGGATCCGGAAACCATCGAGGAAGCAGATTTCTTGATTATGGAAGCCACCTACGGAGATCGTGTTCACGAGTCCAGCGGAGAAAGCCTGGAAAAGTTTTTTGAGATTATATTAAACACAACAAGGCGTGGAGGAAGTGTCATTATTCCATCCTTTGCGGTAGGACGAACACAGGAACTAATTTATCAACTGAATATATTTTATGAGGAGCATCAGGAATTCAAACATGAGCTGGACAAGCTCATGGTATATGTGGACAGTCCGCTTGCCACCAGTGCAACGGAAATATTCCGAAGAAATGCACAGGTCTTTGATGATGAGACAAGGGAATACATATTGAAAGGGGATAACCCTCTCGATTTTAAAAATCTGGTATTTACCCGAACAAGTGACGAATCACGCCAATTGAACTTCAATCCCGATCCAAAGATCATCATCTCAGCCAGCGGCATGTGCGATGCAGGCAGGATCAAACATCACCTAAAGCATAATTTGTGGAATCCAAAGAACAGTATTGTCTTTGTGGGCTACCAGGCGGAAGGCACTTTAGGCAGATCCATTGTAAACGGGGACAAAGATGTGACCATCTTCGGAGAGAAGATTCACATCAATGCTGAGATCCATAATCTGGAAGGATTCTCCGGGCACGCTGACAGAGACGGATTGCTGGAATGGCTTTCTGGCTTTGTAAAACCACCGAAACGGGTATTTTTGGTTCATGGCGAGGAAATGTCCAAGAAAAACTTTGCCTATACTGTAAAACAGACCTTAGGCTTTGACTGTACCGCCATCGAGGATGTATCAGAGTACGATCTGGAGCTTGATACGGTGCTGAGCGTGGAAGACACACGAAATCTCATTGCAACAGAAGATCAGCTCGACAAGGTGAAAAGTCAGCTGTCTAAATTGCGGGATGAATTGGAAACAATATTATATAATACCCACCTTGCGGTGGATCAAAATACAACACAAGAACGAATCAATGAAATTTCAAACAGCTTGATTGAATTGGAAAAGAACTCTATCAAGCTGGGAACAACAATTGCGACGAAAGAGGCTTAA
- a CDS encoding amino acid ABC transporter ATP-binding protein, which yields MIEVNNLTKEFGKLKVLRGITETIRENEVVCVIGPSGSGKSTFLRCINLLETPTSGEIYIDGEQINKKDVDINKIRKKLGMVFQNFNLFPHMTTLENITISPIRVNKISKAEAEKSGAELLQMVGLQDKAGVFPASLSGGQKQRAAIARALAMKPEIMLFDEPTSALDPEMVGEVLQVMKDLAHRGMTMVIVTHEMGFAKEVADRVLFMDEGMIVEQGTPEEIFGNPQNERTKNFLSKVL from the coding sequence GTGATCGAAGTAAATAATCTCACAAAAGAATTCGGCAAATTAAAGGTTCTACGAGGAATCACAGAAACCATCCGCGAGAATGAAGTAGTCTGCGTTATCGGACCCTCCGGTTCCGGCAAGAGTACGTTTTTAAGATGCATCAATCTACTGGAGACACCCACCTCCGGTGAGATTTATATCGATGGTGAGCAGATCAATAAAAAGGATGTGGACATCAATAAGATCAGAAAAAAGTTAGGCATGGTCTTTCAGAATTTTAACCTGTTCCCCCATATGACAACCCTTGAAAACATCACGATCAGTCCGATTCGTGTCAACAAAATTTCGAAGGCAGAAGCAGAAAAATCTGGTGCAGAACTGCTTCAGATGGTTGGGCTGCAGGATAAGGCAGGCGTTTTTCCTGCATCTCTTTCCGGTGGTCAAAAGCAGCGTGCTGCCATTGCAAGGGCTCTTGCAATGAAGCCTGAAATCATGCTCTTTGATGAGCCGACATCTGCATTGGATCCTGAGATGGTCGGAGAGGTGCTTCAGGTAATGAAGGATCTTGCACACCGCGGCATGACCATGGTCATCGTCACCCATGAAATGGGCTTTGCGAAAGAAGTTGCCGATCGCGTTCTCTTTATGGATGAAGGCATGATTGTCGAACAGGGTACACCAGAAGAAATTTTCGGAAATCCGCAAAACGAAAGAACAAAAAACTTTTTAAGCAAGGTGCTTTAG
- a CDS encoding amino acid ABC transporter permease, which yields MGIYLKGLQIAYSGIAVTLQITISAVLIGVALGLIVALGKMSSLKPVRVVFSVYVELLRGTPLVVQALIIYLGFPALLQSYGIAFRWDDAVLASILVCGINSSAYVAEIIRSGLQAVDKGQMEAARSLGMNHVQAMRFIIVPQAFRIILPALGNEFISLLKETAVLSIIAVVEVTRKSMLWASQSFEFWPAYLGTAVVYLSITIPLSRLVAYMERRMAQSDRSK from the coding sequence TTGGGTATCTATTTAAAAGGATTACAAATTGCATACAGCGGAATCGCCGTGACCCTTCAGATCACGATTTCTGCAGTTCTGATCGGCGTTGCGCTGGGGCTCATCGTAGCTCTTGGAAAAATGTCTTCTTTGAAGCCGGTGAGGGTAGTATTTTCGGTGTATGTGGAATTATTGAGAGGAACCCCTCTTGTTGTTCAGGCATTGATCATCTATTTGGGATTTCCGGCGCTTTTGCAAAGTTATGGGATTGCCTTCCGATGGGATGATGCTGTCCTGGCCTCAATTCTCGTGTGCGGAATCAATAGCTCGGCCTATGTGGCGGAGATCATCAGGAGCGGGCTTCAGGCGGTGGACAAAGGTCAAATGGAAGCTGCCAGGTCTTTGGGGATGAACCATGTTCAAGCAATGCGGTTTATTATCGTTCCCCAGGCGTTCCGGATCATCCTGCCAGCTCTTGGAAATGAGTTTATCTCTCTGCTGAAGGAAACTGCGGTTTTAAGTATTATTGCTGTCGTAGAGGTAACCCGAAAGAGTATGCTTTGGGCTTCCCAATCCTTTGAGTTTTGGCCGGCATATTTAGGAACCGCCGTCGTATATCTGAGCATAACAATTCCCCTGTCACGTTTGGTGGCATATATGGAAAGGAGGATGGCGCAAAGTGATCGAAGTAAATAA
- a CDS encoding basic amino acid ABC transporter substrate-binding protein, whose product MEKKKIVAILLVIAVALSFAACGGKEPAAEGGDAPTYKVAMEPTFPPFDTIDEETQELAGFDVDMMNAIAEDQGFKLEWVNMGFDGLIPALEAGNIDIIASGMNASEERREKVDFSTTYYDSGLVVAIKAGNTEIKSIDDLTKDMKVGGQIGTTGADLATELFEAGKISEAKIYNGLDVAVMDLQNGTIAALINDLPVTKAYMDSKPGTIEIVGDVLNAESYGYAVKKGNQELLDKINAGMQNLKDNGKFDEIYAKWFE is encoded by the coding sequence ATGGAGAAGAAAAAAATAGTTGCAATATTGCTCGTGATTGCTGTGGCGCTGTCTTTCGCAGCCTGCGGAGGAAAAGAACCAGCGGCCGAAGGCGGCGATGCACCTACATACAAAGTGGCTATGGAACCCACATTCCCGCCATTTGATACCATTGATGAGGAAACACAGGAACTTGCAGGCTTTGACGTTGATATGATGAATGCCATTGCAGAAGATCAGGGTTTCAAGCTGGAATGGGTTAACATGGGATTTGATGGTCTGATCCCTGCACTTGAAGCAGGAAATATTGACATCATCGCATCAGGCATGAACGCCAGTGAGGAAAGAAGAGAAAAGGTAGACTTTTCCACTACCTATTATGATTCCGGTCTTGTGGTAGCCATCAAAGCCGGAAATACAGAAATTAAGAGCATTGACGACCTGACCAAGGATATGAAGGTGGGCGGCCAGATCGGAACGACAGGAGCAGATCTTGCAACTGAGCTCTTTGAAGCGGGAAAGATCAGTGAAGCGAAGATATACAACGGGCTTGATGTAGCCGTTATGGATCTTCAGAATGGCACGATTGCCGCATTGATCAATGACCTTCCTGTTACCAAAGCCTATATGGATTCAAAGCCTGGAACGATCGAGATCGTTGGTGATGTACTGAACGCGGAGTCTTATGGCTATGCGGTGAAGAAGGGCAACCAGGAATTGCTCGATAAGATCAACGCCGGAATGCAGAATCTGAAAGATAACGGTAAATTCGACGAAATCTATGCAAAGTGGTTTGAATAA
- the phoU gene encoding phosphate signaling complex protein PhoU, whose product MMVARPQMDHEMSIITNDLLEMTRLVEEAIRLAIKSLTEKDSDLARNIINNDEEIDDLEDAIKDKCLKFLATQQPLAGDLRYMISIMQMVRDLERIGDHCEDIAKYTLRFENEAYMKELIDIPRMAEMAAKMVKNAIDAFVNRDLRLARKVWKADEEVDELFRNIYDELMGMVDQDSSRTNQSVMFLFIAAHLERIADYATNICEETVFTMEGNYEME is encoded by the coding sequence ATGATGGTTGCAAGACCGCAGATGGACCATGAGATGTCCATCATAACAAACGATTTGCTGGAGATGACAAGGCTGGTAGAAGAGGCGATCCGTCTGGCGATAAAATCTCTTACGGAAAAGGACAGTGATCTGGCGAGAAACATCATAAACAATGATGAGGAAATCGATGATTTGGAAGATGCGATCAAAGATAAATGCCTCAAATTCCTTGCGACTCAGCAGCCCCTTGCGGGAGATCTTCGCTACATGATTTCGATAATGCAAATGGTAAGAGATCTGGAGCGGATCGGAGACCACTGTGAGGATATTGCAAAATATACACTAAGGTTTGAAAATGAAGCGTATATGAAAGAATTGATCGATATCCCGAGAATGGCTGAGATGGCGGCAAAGATGGTAAAGAATGCCATCGATGCTTTTGTCAACCGCGACCTGCGCTTGGCAAGAAAGGTCTGGAAAGCGGACGAAGAGGTTGATGAGCTCTTTCGCAATATCTATGACGAGCTCATGGGTATGGTGGATCAGGATTCCAGCAGGACCAACCAAAGTGTCATGTTCCTGTTTATCGCAGCACATCTTGAACGAATTGCGGATTATGCTACTAATATCTGCGAAGAAACGGTCTTCACTATGGAAGGCAACTACGAGATGGAATAA
- the pstB gene encoding phosphate ABC transporter ATP-binding protein, whose amino-acid sequence METKFEIEKLNLYYGTFQALKEIDMSIYGNKITALIGPSGCGKSTFLRTLNRMNDLIQGVKIDGMIKFDNQDIYGKDYDIIELRKKVGMVFQKPNPFPKTIYENIVYGPKIHGEKDKSTLDHIVERTLKEVALWEEVKDRLHKPALGLSGGQQQRLCIARCLAVEPEVILMDEPTSALDPVATSKIEGLLEELAEKYTIVIVTHNMQQAGRVSDYTSFFLNGKVIETDKTEVIFSNPANKKTEDYITGRFG is encoded by the coding sequence ATGGAAACTAAATTTGAGATAGAAAAACTGAATCTGTACTATGGAACGTTTCAGGCACTGAAAGAAATCGACATGAGCATCTATGGGAATAAGATCACAGCTTTGATCGGCCCGTCGGGCTGCGGTAAATCAACCTTTCTGAGAACGTTGAACCGTATGAATGACCTGATTCAGGGTGTGAAAATAGATGGTATGATCAAATTTGACAACCAAGATATTTACGGCAAGGACTATGATATCATTGAACTTCGCAAGAAGGTAGGGATGGTATTTCAGAAACCAAATCCTTTTCCCAAAACCATTTACGAAAATATCGTTTATGGCCCTAAAATCCATGGTGAAAAAGACAAGAGTACCTTGGATCATATCGTTGAGCGGACGTTGAAGGAAGTAGCGCTTTGGGAAGAAGTGAAAGACAGGCTCCATAAGCCGGCGTTGGGTCTTTCCGGCGGACAGCAGCAAAGGCTTTGCATCGCCAGATGTCTGGCTGTAGAACCTGAAGTAATCCTGATGGACGAACCTACTTCTGCTTTGGACCCGGTGGCAACCTCAAAGATTGAGGGCCTGCTGGAAGAATTGGCTGAAAAGTACACCATAGTTATCGTGACACACAACATGCAGCAGGCGGGAAGAGTGTCTGATTACACTTCCTTTTTCCTGAATGGAAAGGTCATTGAGACCGATAAAACAGAAGTTATTTTTTCGAATCCGGCGAACAAAAAGACGGAGGATTATATTACGGGGAGGTTTGGATGA
- the pstA gene encoding phosphate ABC transporter permease PstA, whose protein sequence is MKKQKELKNIKNTKNVVFYGLIGVLAAVTLASLIIIIGYILVNGISHINFEFLTQDPKRMGKEGGIFSVIIGTLMVTSVGILIATPIGIAAAIYFTEYSKEGKGVYLIRFFTEILAGIPSIIFGLFGFAFFVIFLKMGWSVLSGGLTLAIMVLPTLIRATEESLKTVPMSYREGSLSLGATKWQTIVRVILPCCRPGILTGLILGIGRAIGETAAVMLTVGGSLRLPTSVFDSTRTMAVHLYILAAEGLSMEKTYATAALLIFIVLVINTSANLISNKLGGNNGN, encoded by the coding sequence ATGAAAAAACAGAAGGAATTAAAAAATATCAAAAATACGAAAAATGTGGTGTTCTATGGTTTGATTGGCGTGCTTGCCGCTGTAACTCTGGCATCACTGATCATCATAATTGGCTACATCCTTGTGAACGGCATATCCCATATCAACTTTGAGTTTCTGACGCAGGATCCAAAACGTATGGGAAAAGAGGGTGGTATTTTTTCGGTTATCATCGGAACCCTTATGGTAACAAGCGTTGGCATCCTCATTGCGACGCCCATAGGCATAGCGGCAGCAATCTACTTTACCGAGTATTCTAAAGAAGGAAAAGGCGTTTACTTGATTCGATTTTTCACAGAGATCCTGGCAGGAATCCCTTCCATTATATTCGGACTCTTTGGATTCGCATTTTTCGTAATCTTCCTTAAAATGGGCTGGTCAGTGCTTTCCGGCGGTCTGACTCTGGCGATTATGGTTCTGCCTACGCTTATCAGAGCGACGGAGGAATCGTTGAAAACAGTTCCGATGTCCTATCGAGAAGGCAGTCTTTCTCTGGGCGCGACGAAATGGCAGACAATTGTCAGGGTCATTCTGCCATGTTGCAGGCCGGGGATTTTGACAGGTCTGATCCTTGGGATTGGAAGAGCTATAGGAGAGACTGCTGCGGTTATGCTGACCGTGGGAGGTTCCCTGCGGCTGCCTACATCGGTCTTTGATTCAACAAGAACTATGGCGGTGCATCTGTACATTCTGGCAGCGGAAGGTCTTTCCATGGAGAAAACCTATGCCACCGCGGCGCTGTTAATCTTTATAGTACTGGTTATCAATACCTCTGCCAATCTGATCAGCAATAAACTAGGAGGAAACAATGGAAACTAA